The genomic segment AAATATGTCCAAATGGAACCTATATCAACGTCACAGGTAAATTATGATACATGAAATACATGAAAGTAAAGGTTGTGCTCATGTTGGTTCATTTGTTACTAGAGAGTGATGATTATGTACAACAGAGTACAATGGAGTCATGGAGTACTcaacaacattttctttttcaaatattAATTTAATGATGGTGTGTCCTTTTGTTGTCTAAACAGAGGATCCCTACAACTGCATCAACTGCAAAGACACACAATGGTCTGAAAAAGGAAGTATATCATGTGATCTGCGTGTAGTGGAGTACATGCCATTTACAGACAGCTGGGCTATACTGATCATGGTTGGTGCCTGGGCCTTAGTGGGCATGACATTATCCATGTCTGTTCTCTTTGTTGTTAACTATAACACGCCTGTTGTCAAATCTGCTGGAGGACCAATGGGCTTCCTAATTTTAGGTTGTCTCAGTCTGTCTAGTCTTAGtgtatttttttactttggcAAGCCAACAGTTGCTTTCTGTATCTTAAGATATTTACCATTTCTCTTACTCTACACTATTTGTTTAGCATGTTTTGTTGTGCGCTCTTTTCAAATTGTTTGTATTTTCAAAATAGCAGCCCAGATACCCAAACTCCACAGTTGGTGGATAAAATATCATGGGCAGCAGCTAGTCATCACTGTGGCATTGATCACTGAGGCTTTCTTGCTTCTTTATTAGCTATTCATATGCCACACCCAAACCCTACCAAGACAAAGTTTGGTACCCAGACAAAATCATACTTGATTGCGAAATTAATCCTAAAGCAATATCTTGTTCTGTGATTTTACCCTTATTGTTGCGCTctctttgctttgctttctcCTACATGGGAAAAGACCTACCAAAAAATTACAATTAGGCAAAAGGATTAACTTTTcgtctcctcctgctgatcttCACCTGAATCGTTTTTGTCACACAATATATGCTTTACCGTAGGAAATTCATTCTAATGTTTAATGCTCTGGCTGTACTGTCCAGTGTCTACTGCTTTCTGTTGTGGTACTTCCTCCCAAAATGTTACATCATAATTTTTCAACCACACCGAAACACACCTAAGTACTTCCAAGGTCTCATTCAAAATTATACCAAAACAATTAGTCAATAGCTGCCTCTAATAATTTTGTGTCTCCACAGGCAGAAAAACTAatgtactcagggccttctgcTAAAATGTTGCTTTTAAGTAATTTTCTTATTTAGATCAGGAGTTCTCTTTTGGTAAATATGCTTATGGATTTTTGTGACAAGAGTTAGATGAAAATGAATGAGAAGATGTTGTTGTCTCAAAAGTTATCAGTCTTACTTACACTTATGTTGCTCTGTGTTTACAATGtaattatataaatatgtattttccTTTGGACCAAGATAATCTGTTTTTTTACCTTGTTCCTAGGCTTTACGATCAATTGGTTCTGACACTTACTAATAGAACCTTGTTCTCAACAAAGCCGTAGGAGAGTGGTATCAATTCTCTTATCTTATTCacaagaaagcaattaagtgtactgtataaaatgtaaacttttCTTGAATGGAtgggttttctttgtttgtgtttctgtagtagtagcagtagtagtGCTTTTCACTCATGTTGCGCTTAATTAATAAGCAAAACCCAATAAAGTTTAACCATTACTAGACAAGTCGTGAATTCTCCAGACTTAACTTATTTATCAACACATCAAGTTTGGAAGCCAATTCTGTCCAACTGCAAAATGTTGTTCTGTAATTTTCCCTTTGTTATTGTGCTCTCTTTGTTTTCCCAACAGGCAACTTGTTTAAGCAAGGTACAGACAAATCAGTGATCATGTAGATAAGACATGAgatgtttatttaaatttttcagTGATGTTCTATACCccctagagcaggggtgtcgaactccaggcctcgagggccggtgtcctgcaggttttagataacatcctgggtcaacacacctgaatcaaatgattagttcattaccagacttctggagaactgcaaggcacgttgaggaggtaatttagccatttaaatcagctgtgttggatcaaggacacatctaaaacctgcaggacaccggcccttaaggcctggagttcgacacctgtgcccTAGAGTATAGTATAGTAATACGACATCTCACTACAAACATCCTTGTATACTATCATTCATTGTTCTGAATTTAGTCTGAGTACCTGTAGCTACATCTTTATTACAATGTGGATTTCTAAAGTGCCTCTTTTCATGATAAATTGTGGGGTTTCCCTCATTAATCGCCCGTTCTAGACCTTACCTAAACCTCTTCTAATATTTGGATTGGATTTGGTAAATGCATTAAAAAGGATGACTCTAAATTACTCGTgttaataatttacaaaatgctgGTTTATTACCAAATACTGCATAAAATAATATCTTATTACTGATAACAGCTTTGGTGctaatttaaaattaataacCAAAATGAATGTGCtttacaaaacattttattatgaTTATAATCACATTAGCAAACTTACCTATCATTTATACAAAAGCACTGCTCTGCTCATTGTTTAGACACCTTTTAAGGGTACTCAAGCATCCCTAAATTTCAATTCTATTATTTAGaagtaataataatgtaattttATGTTATCTCACCTCTAATATCACATTCTGGCAAACTGTTTATTGACAATGTTGCATGTCAGAAGGAAACAGGTTTAAATGTCCAGTGTTCTTGATGTCATGATGTCACAGTGCACTGATAGAAGCACTGGATGCTTTAGCAACAAGGCTTTACATTAAAGGTCATTTTTTGACAttatttattagaaaaaaaagcataatgTATTCAAAGATATACATAATGTGTAATTACGTCTTCCAACAAACTGATGCATTCTCATAAACATAaaatttatctttttaaaatacataGGAGTGGGTTTGCTGTATGTTCCGATGTTCCTCCACCATATTTGAATACAGTGGCTGTGAAGGATATCTTCCTTCCAACTAATGGCATTTTACACATGTGTGTATAATTTGCCAAAGGTGGAGAGTAAAAAAAGTCATAGGCATTTGTGTACCATGGAGGGATTTTTATATTCATGGGCACACCTTCAGACTCAGCATATATAGCATCATATATGATGCTATATATGCTGACCCTGTCTTTAATGATAAAACATAGGTATACCTATGTTTTATCATTAAAGACAGGGTCTCCTTCACCAAAGAAATGTTTTGGTGAAGGAAACTGTGCCAAAGAGACTACACCATTAATAAAATCTTAATAAAATATCATTGTCACCTCAAGCCTCAAAACCTCACCACTCGTGCAAAATAGTGCATAAACACTATTCCCAATactgttaaaattatattttgcaACAATATTTGGGAGGTTCACATGTGTATGAGCTGGctagacaacaacaacagcttttTGTTGTAAGCTGTTCTAAGCTGTAAGTACAGCAGCTAACGTTGGGCTTGAGCATCTGAAAAATCCCACTTAAACTCTGATAAGCAGATCCTGAACAACTCACTTAAGTAAGTCATCTGTCAGAAGTGAGCTTCTCTGTTTCACTAACCTGTACAGGTGTTAACTAAGTTTTAAAGACTCTTCCAGGGTAAATGAAGGTGGGCACTTCTCACCCAGTATAGAGAGCTAAGGTAAACAGTGGACTGACAGCCTTCCACAGACAGGGAAAGACTCTGCCAGATTTGGATCTGGTCCAGACAGTAGAAGAAATATGTAGGCAGGCTTCAGCTATTATGAGGTACAGtctaaatgtaatattttgatCTTTCTTGGCTGAATTAAACATATTTGTCCTATAGTTGCCATCATATCTAGGATGCACTTGAACAGGTAagggtaagaaaacagaactcAGTTGACTGCAATCTGCAATCTACTGGCATCTAGCTGTGAAAGTTTTACACAGtgtgatgttaaaaaataagattTGTGCTGTGtgggacaaaagaaaaagactggCTATCTCATGGCGCAAATCAGAGTTTGACTTCTTTCACTTTTTCTGAAACATTAGCAAGCAAAAGTGAAAATTATTGTGATAATACAGGATTATTGCCGTGGCTCAAAAAagtttctctttctgtttatttgttttctaaatAATGTCAAACCATTTGCTGATGTAGACATGATTGCCATAGATTATTAGCTTATTTAAGCTTTCTGAGCCAATAATTAACTGACATATCACTAGCTGTCAGCCAAGGAGCTGATGTCCTTTattatttcagtttagtttagtcttatttttttatttttatatttagtttagtttgacAGAAGAGAAAGTTAGGAGACACATTAGTATAATGAAAAACATCCTATGTATCTTTTCTAtaattctaataataataataataataatacaaaacctAACGTAACTGCAATAGATGCACTTTTAATTATAAAGTAAACAAAATGTTTTGGGATTAAAgtacaaacaaacagatgactGTTATTATGCCTAATGACTTTAACTATTAGCATATAACTGATTCTATATGAAAGCATTTCAAACTACTGACTATTGCTAGTTAAAGCATATATTTTGTTGCATTTGGTCTTAATGCAGAGTTATAGTTGAAACACAATGTTTTGTTTATCAGCCCACAGTCTCACCAGATGAGACCTATCTCTTAATATGAACCAGTTCTGCCCTTCAAACAGGGAGTTACCTGAATTCAAATTTGGGTTAGGGTTTTTGTCATTCATCACTTTCATCTGCTGAGTGATTGCAGATTTTGAATGGCCTGTGTGGCTACATGTTAAATTATACAGGGATCATTTGTAAGAGGATGTGGTCACTTACTATTTGCTAATGATCGTGGGgtgagttgttgtttttgtgtcttttgttgcTCTAATCTAGTACGATCTTAGTTGAAGTACACATTTCTTCCAAAGGACAAATGCATTTTGGCACATTTTCTGCAGTGGAAAGAGCAGCTTGTAATTAGCATTAGTGTGCTTCAGTCATTTTAATAAATATCTACAAATACGAATAAATAGTTTGACAGTGGACATAATGGTTTTGTGATAGTGTAACATGTTTTAGAAACATAAAACGTTTGGGCCTTGATTTAAAAGCCAAAGAGCTTTTAAATCGAGGCCCTCCAGTATTTCAGAATTCTAGCTTTGGTTGCCCCCAAAGAAGACAAAGATATTTTAAAGACCTCATATCtgtcactgagtgaaataaAATCTAAAGTAAATGTGTTATAATGTCTAAATGAAGGAAATGATTAATTGAGTTATTCCAGATAAGTATTACACTAATTTGCTTGTGATGGTTGTTCAACTTTGTGCACAAACAGCAGCTTGGATGCTTTTGCATACTGATTTGTGAAAGTTCATTCAACCATTTATAGGTATGCATCACCACATGCATGGAAATGATGACGGGAGGGGACAGTCATCACTGTATCATAACTCACTAAAGGCAGAGGCACATTTTGGTAGAGTGCACAACAGAACACTAAGAAAGAGCTTCagcaatgaaacattttttagcATCTTTCTGTCTGCTAGGAACATTTCTACATGTCTGCACTCAACATACTGTCCCAGCGTCAGAGTTTCAGCTGGAAGGGGATTATTTGATAGGTGGACTTTTTGACATTCATGATGACACTGGCTCTGTGTATCATGAAAGACCAGAAGCCACCGACTGCGCCACGTAAGTTTTATGATAAATCTAGTTGGATGCCTTTACAAAGTCAAACTACGTAGTATAGAATTTAATCTGATCTGTGTCCTTGTTCAATTGAATTTATGTAATAATAACAAAACTACAGAAATACGAAGCTTTTAAGCAATATTTCAGATTTTTATGGTTAATCCTGTTCTCTTGTCTTCTTGTCCTCAGTAAACCATTCACACTCTCAAATTATCGGAGATTTCAGATGATAAGATTTTCTGTAGAGCAAGTTAATAACTCTACCAATTTACTGCCAAATGTATCTCTTGGCTATGACATATTTGACCACTGCTCAGATACGCAGAATTTTCCAGGTGTTTTAAAATTCATCTCAGCTAATGGTTCAATACAACCTTGGAGTGACAAACAAAGTGTTCTGTCTAAAGTAATAGCTGTGGTCGGTCCTTTCACAAGCACTCAATCCCTGACCGTAGCCCCGCTATTCATGGTAAATCTTGTTCCTATGGTAAGTTATTAACAAATAATatgacaaaaacagttttatagaaagataatgatttctttttgtcattatttattgTACCTGAAAATGATCAAATTCTCTATTATTTTCTATTTAACAGGTTAATTATGCAACTTCTAGTTCTGTGTTCTCAAATAAGGCAAAATATCCATCGTTCCTGCGTACATTGCCTTCCAATTCAAACATGATAGATGTGATTGTAAGAATTTTGCAAAAATTCAACTGGCGCTGGGTCGCTTTCCTTAACAGTGATGATGATTATGGTAATGATGGTCTGGATTTGTTCGCTCAGAGGATAAAGGATACTGAGATCTGCCTACCATATTCCAAAGGCCTGAGTGACAGCACCAATTACTCTCAAACGTTCAAACAGATAGAGGCACAACAGATAAATGTCATTATTGTTTTTGCTCCAGAAAACAGTGTTGAACCTCTCATTGAGTCAGCAGTGCTACTGAATGTGACAAATAAGGTGTGGATAGCAGGGGATGCATGGGCCTTGAACAAAAAACTCCCCAAAATGAAAGGAATCAAAAACATTGGAACCGTACTTGGAGTAGCTGAGCCAGTAGTGACAATACCTGGTTACAGTGATTTTTTGCATTCTTCCAAAGCCCAACTTCATTGTAAATATGCAGAGCAAGACACATTTTGCAATCAGAAATGTAACTGTAGTTGCATGAATCCTGAGGATATCCTTGCTGCAGACCCATCATACTCTTTTGCAATTTACTCTGCCATATATGCCATTGCTCATGCCTTACACAATACCTTACGATGTGGAGCTGACAAATGTGATAGCAATATCACAGTGTACCCCTACATTGTAAGTATACAAGCCTTTTTTAATCATCCTGAGAACTGTATAATAATGTTATGTAAAGGTGGTAATAATGTGTAAAGTACAAGTTATTACTACTTAACTACCAATAATATCCAAATAAAAGCCAAGTAATTATCTTGTATCAACAGTGGTTATAGTTGAGTAATATTACAGCAAAATTTATATGAATAGGTAATAGCAAGCCAGAAATTAGAAGTAATATTGTGGaaccaaatatatatatatatatatatatatatatatatatatatatatatatatatatatatatatatatatatatataaatatatatatatatatatatatatatataaatatatatatatatatatattaaaactaTGTTGTCATATTTTGGAAACAACATGATAACCTGCAAGCAATAAAACTGTAATATATTTGCATTAGGATTTTTAGATGCTGACTTGTGGTTTTACTGCCATAATAAGATATTATTATCATATTATAAAGCTGGAATGTTGTGGCTTATTACCTGTAAATATCTTTGGTAGTTTTTTATATAATAATCAGTAATCAGGGCTGCAAAGTGCACAACTGCAGAATGATGGCTTATCTTCATAAAAGATTCACTGATGCAAATGCAAGAAGCTGGGACTCTGTAAATATGCTTTGATCACACCATAAGACCTATgtagagaaacaaaaaagagcagtAGATTACCATACTTTAAAATCCTGACCATTGCAGGCAATTGAGCTCAATTGCCttttattaatgaaaaaaaattcctctgaaaatgaatTTGAGTGTACatttataataattttaaattgttCGAAAATATATTCaacttaaaatgaaatattacaAGTAATAATTGTACAGTTGCCCTGACAGCAAAATTAACAAGACATAATAACATGTGAAATGTGGCTTCGAATCACTGGATTTAAGAATGTTTTAACTTATATATGCTTCATTTTCCAGCTAAACACACTTTAACAAccagggggttttttttgcactccTGAATCCAGGTTATAATGTAGAAACTACTGCACATGTTTCCAGGTAATCATGACACTTcctggaggtttttttttttctaatatgtCAATAATATGCCAGTAGTTAGAAACTGGCAGTCTTGCATTTTGCATCCCTGATTTCTGGTTAATACCACATGCTTCCAGGTAATaggccacaacattaaaacacagTCTTTGCATTTTCATcttgaaacaaagaaaaatactgaGGACCAATGTAGGATTAGTTTTAACATTATAATAGGATAAATATGTCCCAGAGTCTTGAAGCACTAACCAATATTACCTTATTATATTTTATGAGTTTACTACAAcaagtctttctttcttttttaaatgcacaggTTATCATATTACTACCACCATATTAATACATTGTATCATATTATATGCTATAATATACTATACTTCTACCAACTGGTTTCTTGGATAATGATTTGCTAATTAACTGataataacttgatatttctatATTATTACTTTCTTGTTACCAAATTACCCAAATATTACCACGTCATTACTGACAGAAAGTACTCTCTATGCTTCTAAGCAGTTAGAACAGGAAATTGCCTTCTACTGTGTTGAATTCCATCTTTTAACAATAGCTTGCAAGTCGTTTGAAACTGAGATGACGTATTGCTGTAATTCTGAAACCAAACTCTTTTTCAATAGTTGTAGAGCTTGTCATTTCATATTGTGAAAAGGTTTAGGTCTACTATCTATATCATcaatatatgatttttttcttttcttttaaatacaaaGAATTAATggttgtgtaatttttttctgcACACATCAGGTTCTAGCAGAGCTGAGGAAGTCAAATTTTACACTTGTAAATAATAGTATTCAGTTTGATGACAACGGAAATCTAAAGCAAGGATCCTATTCAATAGTTTTCTGGAATAATAGTGGTGATGCACAGGAGATTGGATTTTATCAGTTTAATTCACAATTGCATTTCTTCGTGGATGGTAACAAAATTGAATGGCACACCAATGGAGAAGTAAGTTTTTATTGttcttgttattattaatacaaCATTTAGTTAAATATAATAtatgaaaaatgtttgtttgtttgtttgtttgtttgtctaaaGATGATTTAACAGCACCAGCCCTACAGTCAAAACACACTATCAAAaatcctttgtttttattttttttcaggtttttttgtcatttgttgTTGTATATAAAGCatcttttttgtgttgttttttctccccaATCTGTTGCTACCCTtcagaaatgcttttttttttttttttttttaacttattttatgtgCTAAATAAATGTCTTGTACAGGTACCTACTTCCTTATGTTCCCCAGAATGTCCTGCAGGAtatataaaaaagcaaaatggaaTCTATGAATGCTGCTTCGACTGTGAAATCTGTGCAAATGGAACTTACGTCAACATTACGGGTAATGGTTCGCAACGTGACTAAATATACAGGCTCATCATGGCAAAAGTACATACTTTCTTTAAGTACAAGTTTAGATATATGTGTTAAAAACactttgataaaaaaaacaaacaaagtactGATTTAACTTCTTTTGGTCACATAAAAGTGAAAAGGCACAAGTATTAATAAAAAgtattaatataatatatttttttcatttagtacATGGGAATACAAACTTTTTCACACCTAAGAAGAAAGAGCACAGTCAGGAGTTAAAGTGTGACTCAGGCAGGTTGGGAAACACTAAAATCTGTTGTAGGGTCTCATCAATATAGTACATTTAATCAACAGAAGTTGACTCAAAAAGCTTTAAAGACAAgcacatttacatttcaggtCTCTAAAAAACTACTTTCT from the Pelmatolapia mariae isolate MD_Pm_ZW linkage group LG20, Pm_UMD_F_2, whole genome shotgun sequence genome contains:
- the LOC134618996 gene encoding taste receptor type 1 member 1-like → MKHFLASFCLLGTFLHVCTQHTVPASEFQLEGDYLIGGLFDIHDDTGSVYHERPEATDCATKPFTLSNYRRFQMIRFSVEQVNNSTNLLPNVSLGYDIFDHCSDTQNFPGVLKFISANGSIQPWSDKQSVLSKVIAVVGPFTSTQSLTVAPLFMVNLVPMVNYATSSSVFSNKAKYPSFLRTLPSNSNMIDVIVRILQKFNWRWVAFLNSDDDYGNDGLDLFAQRIKDTEICLPYSKGLSDSTNYSQTFKQIEAQQINVIIVFAPENSVEPLIESAVLLNVTNKVWIAGDAWALNKKLPKMKGIKNIGTVLGVAEPVVTIPGYSDFLHSSKAQLHCKYAEQDTFCNQKCNCSCMNPEDILAADPSYSFAIYSAIYAIAHALHNTLRCGADKCDSNITVYPYIVLAELRKSNFTLVNNSIQFDDNGNLKQGSYSIVFWNNSGDAQEIGFYQFNSQLHFFVDGNKIEWHTNGEVPTSLCSPECPAGYIKKQNGIYECCFDCEICANGTYVNITESPYTCLKCKDIEWSEEGSTSCNLRAVEYISDTDIVAILVFVAACVFVGMTLAMSVLFSVNYNTPVVRSAGGPMCFLILGCLSLSSLSVFFHFGKPTVPLCTLRYLPFLLFYTICLACFVVRSFQIVCIFKIAAKIPKLHSWWVKYNGQWLVIAVAFVIQAIFLLIGYSCKPPSPYNETSWYPDKIILSCDISLKASTASVVLLSSICTLCFIFSYMGKNLPKNYNEAKAITFCLLLLILTWIIFATECMLYRGKYIQLLSALAVLSSLYSFLFWYFLPKCYIILFQPHKNTQQYFQGLIQNYTKTISQ